The region ATTGACACTAAAGGTAACTTAACAACACTAACTCAAAAAGGTGCTGAGAACTTAGAGAAATCTCTAGAAAGTTTAAAAGAAAAAGATCTTAAAATCACAAGATTACAAGATGCTTTAACTAGAAAAGACTCTGTTACTTTAGCTGTAGTTACTAGCTTAAAGAAAGAAGTTGGTATTAACGATCCAGACATCGAAATTAATGTTGAAAAAGGTGTTGTATTTATTTCAATCGCAGATAAATTATTATTCAAAAGCGGTAGCTATATCGTAACAGATAAAGCTAAAGAAGTTTTAGCTAAAGTAGCTAAGGTAATAAACAGCAAACCTGACTTTGAAGCAATGGTTGAAGGACATACAGATAACGTACCTTACAAAAAAGGTGGTATCTTAGAAGACAACTGGGACTTAAGTGTTAAACGTGCTACTTCTGTTGTTAGAGTTTTACAAGACTTAGATGTTAACCCTGCACAATTAATAGCAGCTGGTAGAAGCCACTATGTACCATTAGTAGATAATGATACTGCTGAAAACAGAGCTACAAACAGACGTACACGAATTGTTGTACTTCCTAAAATTGACCAATTCTACGAAATGGTAGAAAAAGAAATGAAAAACATGGTAGAAGCTGATAAAAATAAATAATCACTTCACATCATAAATTTAAAAGCCCAATCGAAAGATTGGGCTTTTTTTTTACACCTTTTTTTCAATTTATTATCTTTATCGAAACAAATTAAATCTGTTATACGTTTTACACAGTAAAAGAGTACACATCTTTAACACGGTTTTAAATGTTAGTAGTTAACACATTTGTTTTAAAAGCTTGCTAAAATAAATATAATCTAAAATCCCTTTATAAAACGAGATACATATCCAATATGGTAAAAGAAAAAGACTTAAACACACCACCTGCTTTAATTACAAGAGATTGGTTAGCCATAGAGCGCACCAAACTAGCCAACGAACGTACATTTTTAGCTTATTTTAGAACTTTTATGGTGTTTTTAGGAACGGGATTAACTATTATTAAAATGCATATGTTTGTACAAATGGAATGGTTTGGAATTGTTTTATTAATTATGGCTCCAATAATTTTAGCCATAGGTATATTTAGATTAATAAAAGTTCGTAATATTATACGAGAGCATTACAATGTATAAATGAAAGCAGCAACCGTAAAAGAACTTAAGGTAGAATTAAAAGACCAAACTCAAGCAGAATTAATAGAAATATGCCTGCGTTTGTCTAAGTTTAAAAAAGAAAATAAAGAGCTCCTAACCTACATCTTGTTTGAATCTTATGATGAGAGTGAATATATTAATCAAATTAAAACAGAAGTAACCGATCAGTTTAAAGCCATAAACACCAATAGTTTTTTTTATATAAAAAAAAGTGTTCGAAAAATTTTAAAGCAAATTAAAACTTATGCTAGATATTCTGGAAAAAAAGAAACGGAAGTTGAATTATTACTATTTTTTTGTTCAGAATTAAAAGCCTTAAGACCTTCAATTAAGCATAATGTTATACTCACAAATTTATACAACCGTCAAATTATCAGCATAAAAAAAAGTATTTCAACCTTTCATGAAGACTTGCAATACGATTACTTACAGGAACTCAATCAACTATAAAATTGTAATATTATAATTACTCATTTTTAAAGTTATTTTCCCTGTTTTTGTACCATTTTCTTTTAATTGTGCTTTGTCTATTTTAGTATCTTTTCCCATGTAATTTAGTGGTATTCTAATACGTTCCATCTCAAAATTAACCGTAACACGTTCAGGTAAAATTGCTTTTGCATTTTCATAATTAAAGTCTAAAACATAAGCACCATGTTTTTTTGTAAAGATTTCAGATTCTGCAATTCTAATATGTTTAGTATCTATCAATACAGTTGCAATAGAAAACTCTGCTCTATTGTCTGTTGGTATAACATTTATAGCCTTATAAGTTGCTCCATTGCGTTCTACGTCTCCTCTATGAACAGTTATAAACGGATATTCAAACAATTGTTGTAAAGAAAAATCTAAACCACGTTTTGGAATCATGACAAAATCTGATGATAAAAACTTGGCTTGTTCTCCTTTATTATAAGTCATTTTAGCGTATTTGGTAGGCATATTAATAAAACTTACATCTACATCTAACTGAATATCTACTGTAAAATGTTCTACACGATCCATACGCGCTTTTACAGCCAACAAATCTGAATCTACCTCCTGAGCAAAAACACTTAACCCACAAAAAAACAGAAATAAACATCTAATCATCCTATATCTTTTTTATTAAAAACATAAATACCAAGTCCCATAATTAATATACTATACAGTGTTAAAAACAATGTATTTTGAAGAATAATATCCCATGAAATAGAATGATAAAAGAAATATTGCCAAGTATCATTTAGCTTAGCATAAAATACACTATTAAACCAATGCTCACCTAAATCAACTTTTAATAAAATATTAGAAAGAATAAGAAAAAAAGCAGAAACAATCCATGTCTTAGTGGCTTCTTTAAAAAATACAGCCATAGTTAAACTTGATACTGAAAAGAAAACCATTGAAAAAGCTCCTGAGATAAATGCATAAACTAAACGGTGGCGTGCATCATCATGTTCAAAAAAATTCAACGCATTTAAATATACAATCAAATCGCCTTTACCAAATAGACCATAAGACAACACAAATGCAGAGAGAGCTACAAAAAAAACGACTACAATGGTAAA is a window of Formosa sediminum DNA encoding:
- a CDS encoding OmpA/MotB family protein, coding for MKKLILSSAAALLLLSSCVSKKDYAALEAKQKETQDLLNTATLKLNSCLTEKAAATARAEALKDQITDLIDTKGNLTTLTQKGAENLEKSLESLKEKDLKITRLQDALTRKDSVTLAVVTSLKKEVGINDPDIEINVEKGVVFISIADKLLFKSGSYIVTDKAKEVLAKVAKVINSKPDFEAMVEGHTDNVPYKKGGILEDNWDLSVKRATSVVRVLQDLDVNPAQLIAAGRSHYVPLVDNDTAENRATNRRTRIVVLPKIDQFYEMVEKEMKNMVEADKNK
- a CDS encoding DUF202 domain-containing protein, translated to MVKEKDLNTPPALITRDWLAIERTKLANERTFLAYFRTFMVFLGTGLTIIKMHMFVQMEWFGIVLLIMAPIILAIGIFRLIKVRNIIREHYNV
- a CDS encoding ABC transporter permease, giving the protein MLALISIEFYKLFKQSKTYYALAALFIIEAVVLGSAYFQGTNIINILLDNLKQTFYFQGTLLNGNLLVYLILNTLWFHLPLILMIIVSGILTSEYKDRTVQAVMLQPINKIKFIVSKYIVAIVFTIVVVFFVALSAFVLSYGLFGKGDLIVYLNALNFFEHDDARHRLVYAFISGAFSMVFFSVSSLTMAVFFKEATKTWIVSAFFLILSNILLKVDLGEHWFNSVFYAKLNDTWQYFFYHSISWDIILQNTLFLTLYSILIMGLGIYVFNKKDIG